One window of Betaproteobacteria bacterium genomic DNA carries:
- a CDS encoding protoheme IX farnesyltransferase translates to MTAHAIPGVTDVLGQFWRLTKPRVVSLIVFTAVIGMLLAAPGLPPALPTLFGTVGIALVAGAAAAFNCLVEQKLDAVMARTRGRPTVIGSITTAQILLMSGAVGGLGLAILWHAVNPLTMWLTLATFVGYAIVYTVILKPATPQNIVIGGASGAMPPVLGWAAITGDVPYQPLLLFLIIFAWTPPHFWALALYRRREYEHAGIPMLPVTHGEEYTRLHLLLYTLIMVATTLLPFATGMSGLFYLGSALVLDAVFLVYAVAIYVTYTDSLAKRTFSYSIFYLAMLFAALMVDHYLPWLPWP, encoded by the coding sequence ATGACGGCGCACGCGATACCGGGCGTGACGGACGTTCTGGGCCAGTTCTGGCGCCTGACGAAGCCGCGCGTCGTGTCGCTCATCGTCTTCACCGCGGTGATCGGCATGCTGCTCGCGGCGCCGGGGCTGCCGCCCGCATTGCCCACACTCTTCGGCACGGTGGGCATCGCCCTCGTGGCGGGCGCGGCGGCGGCGTTCAACTGCCTTGTCGAGCAGAAGCTGGATGCCGTGATGGCGCGCACGCGGGGAAGGCCCACGGTGATCGGCTCGATCACCACGGCGCAGATCCTCCTCATGTCCGGCGCCGTCGGCGGCCTCGGACTTGCCATCCTCTGGCACGCGGTCAACCCGCTCACGATGTGGCTCACGCTTGCCACGTTCGTGGGCTATGCGATCGTGTACACCGTGATACTCAAGCCGGCGACGCCGCAGAACATCGTGATCGGCGGCGCCTCGGGGGCGATGCCGCCGGTGCTGGGCTGGGCCGCGATCACTGGCGACGTACCGTATCAGCCGCTGCTGCTCTTCCTCATCATTTTCGCGTGGACGCCGCCGCACTTCTGGGCGCTCGCCCTCTACCGGCGCCGGGAGTACGAGCACGCCGGCATCCCGATGCTTCCCGTCACCCACGGCGAGGAGTACACGCGGTTGCACCTGCTGCTCTACACGCTGATCATGGTGGCGACGACCCTGCTGCCCTTCGCGACCGGGATGTCCGGGCTCTTCTACCTGGGCTCGGCGCTGGTGCTCGATGCGGTCTTCCTCGTCTATGCCGTGGCGATCTACGTGACCTACACCGACTCGCTGGCGAAGCGCACCTTCAGCTATTCGATCTTCTACCTGGCCATGCTGTTCGCGGCGCTGATGGTCGATCATTACCTGCCGTGGCTGCCGTGGCCGTGA
- a CDS encoding SCO family protein has product MIGSARLKLLAIMALFAAPIAASMLAYHFFRPEATANYGELLAPPPPITTTQFLRADGAAFRFEELRGKWVLIASDSGACPESCVAKLVLMRQIRLMLGRNAARVARVFVADDTRPLAPEALEPYAGTVAITPPSGLALPTAPVNDRAHFYLVDPRGNVMMRFPANAEPRRMLKDLERLLKASQIG; this is encoded by the coding sequence GTGATCGGCAGCGCGCGCTTGAAGCTGCTGGCGATCATGGCGCTCTTCGCGGCGCCCATCGCGGCCTCGATGCTCGCCTATCACTTCTTCCGGCCCGAGGCGACCGCCAATTACGGGGAGCTCCTCGCGCCTCCGCCACCGATCACCACGACGCAGTTCCTGCGCGCGGACGGCGCCGCCTTCCGGTTCGAGGAGCTGCGCGGCAAGTGGGTGCTCATCGCCTCCGATTCCGGGGCGTGCCCGGAGTCGTGCGTCGCCAAGCTCGTTCTGATGCGGCAGATTCGCCTCATGCTCGGCCGCAACGCTGCCCGCGTGGCGCGCGTCTTTGTCGCCGACGACACGCGGCCGCTGGCGCCCGAGGCGCTGGAGCCCTACGCGGGCACGGTGGCCATCACGCCGCCCTCCGGCCTGGCGTTGCCAACCGCCCCGGTCAACGACCGCGCGCACTTCTACCTCGTGGATCCGCGGGGCAATGTGATGATGCGGTTTCCCGCCAACGCCGAACCGCGGCGGATGCTCAAGGACCTGGAGCGGCTCCTCAAGGCTTCCCAGATCGGCTAG
- a CDS encoding SURF1 family protein — protein MRIAGFVFAPRLVPTVAALAMIALTISLGRWQASRAEEKTQRQALLDARVAGAPVRLTGMVRAADELLFRRVRVEGRYLPEGQIFVDNRIHGGRAGFHVMTPLAIGDGGALVLVNRGWVARSAAYPAPPEVPVPAGDQTVQGLATVPPARVLELSAETVSGTVWQNLSIERYASRAKRDVLPVEILASPPGAGLVAVEETPDAGIAKHREYSLTWFALAATVAALWVAVNLRKAAP, from the coding sequence GTGAGGATCGCGGGTTTCGTCTTTGCGCCGCGCCTTGTTCCCACGGTGGCGGCCCTGGCGATGATCGCCCTCACGATATCGCTCGGCCGGTGGCAGGCGAGCCGCGCCGAGGAGAAGACGCAGCGCCAGGCGCTCCTCGATGCACGCGTCGCGGGAGCCCCGGTTCGGCTCACGGGAATGGTGCGCGCCGCCGATGAGCTCCTGTTCCGGCGCGTGCGGGTGGAGGGACGCTATCTCCCCGAGGGGCAGATCTTCGTGGACAACCGGATCCACGGAGGCCGAGCCGGGTTCCACGTGATGACGCCCCTCGCGATCGGGGACGGCGGCGCGCTCGTGCTCGTGAACCGCGGCTGGGTCGCCCGATCCGCCGCCTATCCCGCGCCGCCCGAGGTCCCCGTCCCGGCAGGCGACCAGACGGTTCAGGGGCTCGCGACGGTGCCGCCGGCCCGCGTTCTCGAACTCTCGGCGGAGACGGTTTCAGGCACGGTGTGGCAGAACCTCTCGATCGAGCGCTACGCCTCCCGCGCGAAGCGCGACGTGCTGCCGGTGGAGATCCTGGCTTCGCCGCCCGGAGCCGGGCTCGTCGCGGTCGAGGAGACGCCCGATGCGGGAATCGCCAAGCACCGCGAATATTCCCTCACGTGGTTCGCACTCGCCGCGACCGTGGCGGCGCTCTGGGTGGCCGTCAACCTGCGAAAGGCTGCGCCGTGA
- a CDS encoding twin transmembrane helix small protein, which produces MKIVVILLLLAIVASLFSGLYFVYKDKGDSNRAVVSLTIRIVLSLTVFLILIGSYYFGLVPGGRL; this is translated from the coding sequence ATGAAGATCGTCGTCATCCTGTTGCTTCTCGCCATTGTCGCGAGCCTGTTCTCGGGCCTGTACTTCGTTTACAAGGACAAGGGGGACTCGAACCGCGCGGTGGTCTCCCTCACCATCCGCATCGTGCTCTCGCTCACGGTATTCCTGATACTCATCGGATCGTATTACTTCGGGCTGGTTCCGGGCGGGCGGCTGTAG
- a CDS encoding cytochrome c oxidase subunit 3, translating to MGNAQPGGYYFAPPSHWPIVGSIALLLMAIGGVLLMNSIGSGWTPFGVGIAILIYMLFGWFGTVIRESQAGLFNKQVDMSFRWSMSWFIFSEVMFFAAFFGALFYARVYSLPWLGDADNKLLWPDFRAQWPSAGPYLPPQFSPMHAWGIPALNTFLLLSSGVTVTFAHWALRMGNRKGLILGLLATVVLGFTFLGFQIYEYVHAYAELNLKLTTGVFGSTFFMLTGFHGFHVTLGAVMLTVILVRAMKGHFTAEHHFAFEAVAWYWHFVDVVWLLLFIFVYWV from the coding sequence GTGGGCAACGCACAACCTGGCGGCTACTACTTCGCACCCCCGTCGCACTGGCCGATCGTGGGATCGATCGCGCTCCTGCTGATGGCCATCGGCGGGGTCCTCCTCATGAACAGCATCGGCTCGGGATGGACGCCGTTCGGGGTCGGTATCGCGATCCTGATCTACATGCTCTTCGGATGGTTCGGCACCGTGATCCGTGAAAGCCAGGCGGGCCTGTTCAACAAGCAGGTGGACATGTCCTTCCGCTGGAGCATGAGCTGGTTCATCTTCTCGGAAGTGATGTTCTTCGCCGCGTTCTTCGGCGCGCTCTTCTACGCGCGGGTGTACTCGCTGCCGTGGCTGGGAGACGCGGACAACAAGCTCCTGTGGCCCGATTTCCGCGCGCAGTGGCCCTCGGCCGGCCCGTACCTGCCGCCGCAGTTCTCGCCGATGCACGCCTGGGGCATCCCGGCACTCAACACCTTCCTGCTGCTCTCCTCGGGCGTGACGGTGACCTTCGCGCACTGGGCGCTCAGGATGGGGAACCGCAAGGGCCTCATCCTCGGGCTTCTCGCCACCGTGGTGCTGGGCTTCACGTTCCTGGGGTTCCAGATCTACGAATACGTCCATGCCTACGCCGAGCTGAATCTCAAGCTCACCACGGGCGTGTTCGGCTCGACCTTCTTCATGCTCACGGGCTTCCACGGCTTTCACGTGACCCTGGGCGCGGTGATGCTCACCGTGATCCTGGTTCGCGCGATGAAGGGCCACTTCACGGCCGAGCACCACTTCGCCTTCGAGGCGGTGGCCTGGTACTGGCACTTCGTCGATGTGGTCTGGCTGCTGCTCTTCATCTTCGTGTACTGGGTGTAG
- a CDS encoding DUF2970 domain-containing protein has protein sequence MMDAFKAVFWSFFGIRKKAEYDKDAKRITPQAVIAAGVVSALILVLALLGLVKLVTR, from the coding sequence ATGATGGACGCCTTCAAGGCGGTCTTCTGGAGCTTCTTCGGCATCAGGAAGAAGGCGGAGTACGACAAGGACGCCAAGCGCATCACGCCGCAGGCGGTGATCGCAGCGGGAGTCGTCTCGGCGCTGATCCTCGTGCTCGCCCTCCTCGGTCTCGTGAAGCTCGTCACGCGGTAG
- a CDS encoding cytochrome c oxidase assembly protein — MDATLDARNRQMMGKLLVIAVTMLGFGFAMVPMYRQFCDAVGITQGRVVGSANTQVDASRSVTVELVASSAGLPWRFEALEPEVKLHPGQLVTVSYRVVNTLGRPVTAHAIMNAAPANAAQYIEKQACFCFSNQTLAAGEEKVMPVVFLVSPKAPKDMTTISLSYTFFEQPAGSAT, encoded by the coding sequence ATGGACGCCACCCTCGACGCCCGCAACCGCCAGATGATGGGGAAGCTCCTCGTCATCGCGGTGACGATGCTCGGCTTCGGCTTCGCGATGGTGCCGATGTACCGGCAGTTCTGCGACGCGGTGGGCATCACGCAGGGCCGCGTGGTGGGCAGCGCCAACACGCAGGTGGACGCGAGCCGCTCCGTGACGGTGGAGCTGGTGGCCTCGAGCGCGGGGCTGCCGTGGCGCTTCGAGGCGCTCGAGCCGGAGGTGAAGCTGCACCCCGGGCAGCTCGTCACGGTGAGCTACCGGGTCGTGAACACGCTCGGCCGGCCGGTGACTGCGCACGCGATCATGAACGCGGCGCCGGCGAATGCCGCCCAGTACATCGAGAAACAGGCCTGCTTCTGCTTCTCCAACCAGACGCTCGCGGCAGGTGAGGAGAAGGTGATGCCCGTCGTGTTCCTCGTGAGCCCGAAGGCCCCGAAGGACATGACGACGATCTCGCTTTCGTACACTTTCTTCGAGCAGCCGGCGGGTAGCGCGACATGA
- the ctaD gene encoding cytochrome c oxidase subunit I yields MSAAAPAHDHHDDHAHDHAHPAGLKRWLFTTNHKDIGTLYLWFSFAMFLTGGVMALLIRAELFQPGLQFLNPEFFNSLTTVHGLVMVFGAIMPAWVGFANWLIPMQIGAADMAFPRMNNWSFWLVVPAAILLVSSFFVPGGAAASGWTLYPPLIIQQGISVDMTILAVHILGASSIMGSINIITTILNLRAPGMTLMKMPLFVWTWLITAYLLIAVMPVLAGSVTMLLTDRHFGTSFFNAAGGGDPTMFMHIFWFFGHPEVYIMILPAFGVISAIIPAFARKPLFGYASMVYATASIAILSFIVWGHHMFTVGMPAAGQLFFMYATMLIAVPTGVKIFNWIATMWQGSMTFETPMLFSIGFLCLFAIGGFSGLVLAITPVDITIHNTYYVVAHFHYVLVSGALFAIFAGVYFWLPKWTGHMYHEGLGKLHFWLSVIGFNVAFFPQHFLGLAGMPRRIPDYALQFAEWNMVSSIGAFIFGFSQLLFLYIVIECIRSDRKAADNPWEGADTLEWTHLPSPAPYHTFETAPVVK; encoded by the coding sequence ATGAGCGCAGCTGCCCCCGCCCACGACCACCACGACGACCACGCGCACGACCACGCCCATCCCGCCGGGCTCAAGCGCTGGCTCTTCACGACGAACCACAAGGACATCGGTACGCTGTACCTGTGGTTCTCGTTCGCGATGTTCCTCACCGGCGGCGTGATGGCCCTGCTCATCCGCGCCGAGCTCTTCCAGCCGGGGCTCCAGTTCCTGAACCCGGAGTTCTTCAACTCCCTGACCACCGTGCACGGCCTGGTGATGGTATTTGGCGCGATCATGCCGGCGTGGGTGGGGTTCGCGAACTGGCTCATCCCGATGCAGATCGGGGCGGCCGACATGGCCTTCCCGCGCATGAACAACTGGAGCTTCTGGCTCGTGGTGCCGGCGGCGATCCTGCTGGTGTCCTCGTTCTTCGTCCCCGGCGGCGCGGCCGCCTCGGGCTGGACGCTCTATCCCCCGCTCATCATCCAACAGGGCATCTCGGTCGACATGACGATCCTGGCAGTGCACATCCTGGGCGCGTCCTCGATCATGGGCTCGATCAACATCATCACCACGATCCTGAACCTGCGCGCGCCGGGCATGACCCTCATGAAGATGCCGCTCTTCGTGTGGACCTGGCTCATCACCGCGTACCTGCTCATCGCCGTGATGCCGGTGCTCGCCGGTTCCGTGACGATGCTTCTCACCGACCGCCACTTCGGCACGTCGTTCTTCAACGCGGCCGGCGGCGGCGACCCCACGATGTTCATGCACATCTTCTGGTTCTTCGGGCACCCCGAGGTCTACATCATGATCCTGCCGGCTTTCGGCGTGATCTCGGCGATCATCCCGGCGTTCGCGAGGAAACCCCTCTTCGGCTACGCCTCGATGGTGTACGCCACGGCCTCGATCGCGATCCTGTCCTTCATCGTTTGGGGCCACCACATGTTCACCGTGGGCATGCCCGCGGCGGGACAGCTCTTCTTCATGTACGCGACGATGCTCATCGCCGTGCCCACGGGCGTGAAGATCTTCAACTGGATCGCCACGATGTGGCAGGGCTCGATGACCTTCGAGACGCCGATGCTCTTCTCGATCGGGTTCCTGTGCCTGTTCGCGATCGGCGGCTTTTCCGGCCTCGTGCTCGCCATCACACCGGTGGACATCACGATCCACAACACCTACTACGTGGTGGCGCACTTCCACTACGTGCTGGTCTCGGGCGCGCTCTTCGCGATCTTCGCGGGCGTGTACTTCTGGCTCCCGAAGTGGACGGGCCACATGTACCACGAAGGCCTGGGCAAGCTGCATTTCTGGCTGTCGGTGATCGGATTCAACGTCGCCTTCTTCCCGCAGCACTTCCTCGGGCTCGCGGGCATGCCCCGGCGCATTCCCGACTACGCGCTGCAGTTCGCGGAGTGGAACATGGTGTCCTCGATCGGCGCGTTCATCTTCGGGTTCTCGCAGCTGCTCTTCCTCTACATCGTGATCGAGTGCATCCGCTCGGACCGCAAGGCGGCGGACAACCCGTGGGAAGGCGCCGACACGCTCGAGTGGACGCACCTGCCGAGCCCGGCGCCGTACCACACGTTCGAGACGGCTCCGGTCGTCAAGTGA
- the coxB gene encoding cytochrome c oxidase subunit II produces MLRNTFRNAVLSAALATAATANAAYDVDILPPASPIARQIYDLHWAILWVCVAIFVLVFGAMFYSVFKHRKAAGAKAAQFHENTTVEIIWTVIPFLILIGMAYPATKTVLEMKDASNPDLTIKVTAYQWAWEYDYLQDGVKFNSLLATPRSQIEEWEKKGDKKNADYLLEVNNPMVVPVGKKVRLLITSNDVIHGWYVPQLGVNQYGIPGFVKDTWFTADKPGRYRGQCSQICGKEHGYMPIVVIAKTPDEYAAWVKEQKAKMPQAEAAHAAVAAAAVPADDPNKKWTADELKANGEKVFAANCVACHQVTGKGLPPAFPPLDGSKVVTGPKAAQLALVLHGKPNTAMASFARLSDSELASVITYTRNAWGNKTGEAIQPAEVKAARK; encoded by the coding sequence ATGCTTCGCAATACCTTCCGAAACGCCGTCCTGTCCGCCGCGCTTGCGACGGCCGCCACGGCGAACGCCGCCTACGACGTCGACATCCTCCCGCCGGCCTCTCCGATCGCCCGCCAGATCTACGACCTGCACTGGGCCATCCTCTGGGTTTGCGTGGCGATCTTCGTTCTCGTCTTCGGCGCGATGTTCTATTCGGTGTTCAAGCACCGCAAGGCCGCGGGCGCGAAGGCGGCCCAGTTCCACGAGAACACGACCGTCGAGATCATCTGGACGGTGATCCCGTTCCTCATCCTCATCGGCATGGCCTATCCCGCGACCAAGACGGTGCTGGAGATGAAGGATGCCTCCAACCCGGACCTCACCATCAAGGTGACGGCCTACCAGTGGGCGTGGGAGTACGACTATCTCCAGGACGGGGTGAAATTCAACTCGCTGCTCGCGACCCCGCGCTCGCAGATCGAGGAGTGGGAGAAGAAGGGCGACAAGAAGAACGCCGACTACCTCCTCGAGGTGAACAACCCGATGGTGGTGCCGGTCGGCAAGAAAGTGCGCCTCCTCATCACGTCCAACGACGTGATCCACGGCTGGTACGTCCCGCAGCTCGGCGTGAACCAGTACGGCATCCCCGGCTTCGTGAAGGACACCTGGTTCACGGCGGACAAGCCGGGCAGGTACCGCGGCCAGTGCAGCCAGATCTGCGGCAAGGAGCACGGCTACATGCCCATCGTGGTGATCGCCAAGACCCCCGATGAGTATGCCGCGTGGGTGAAGGAACAGAAGGCGAAGATGCCGCAGGCCGAGGCGGCGCATGCCGCCGTTGCGGCCGCGGCCGTCCCCGCGGACGACCCCAACAAGAAGTGGACGGCCGATGAGCTGAAGGCGAACGGGGAGAAGGTCTTCGCCGCCAACTGCGTGGCCTGTCACCAGGTCACGGGCAAGGGACTGCCGCCGGCCTTCCCGCCCCTCGACGGCTCCAAGGTGGTGACGGGACCGAAGGCCGCCCAGCTGGCGCTCGTGCTCCACGGCAAGCCGAACACGGCGATGGCCTCCTTCGCGCGCCTTTCCGACAGCGAGCTCGCCTCGGTCATCACCTACACGCGCAATGCCTGGGGCAACAAGACAGGCGAGGCCATCCAGCCTGCCGAGGTCAAGGCCGCCCGCAAGTAG
- a CDS encoding DNA gyrase inhibitor YacG, translated as MSGAPERPARLVNCPRCGVPAAYSPANPWRPFCSERCRQIDLGAWASEAYRIPLKAEHPDTPATDSDGDEGPGSGTPR; from the coding sequence GTGAGCGGCGCACCCGAGCGGCCCGCGAGGCTCGTCAACTGCCCCCGTTGCGGCGTGCCTGCCGCATACTCCCCCGCCAATCCCTGGCGACCCTTCTGCTCGGAGCGTTGCCGCCAGATCGACCTGGGCGCCTGGGCCTCGGAGGCCTACCGGATACCCCTCAAGGCAGAGCATCCGGACACGCCCGCCACCGACAGTGACGGCGACGAAGGGCCGGGTTCAGGTACCCCCCGGTAG
- the zapD gene encoding cell division protein ZapD — protein MIIYEYPLNERVRTLLRLEDLYERVHFFLQHDSAHDHHACLTGIFEIIEVASRADLKSDLLQELDRQRTFLDALRANPAISEEKLDHILTEIDRTFSNLHGLSGKTGQNLRENEWLMAIKQRAGIPGGTSEFDLPSYHYWMNRPPDARRADLMGWIRPIDPVHAALSIVLKVLRESGRTSSLVATQGVFQQGPGEKPAQMLRLWLPVALACVPEISANKYALNIRFLVPEGVQKSRVFEHDVAFDLAFCNL, from the coding sequence GTGATCATCTACGAATATCCCCTGAACGAACGCGTGCGCACGCTGCTTCGGCTCGAGGATCTCTACGAGCGCGTGCATTTCTTCCTGCAGCATGACAGCGCGCACGATCACCACGCCTGCCTGACCGGAATCTTCGAGATCATCGAGGTGGCGAGCCGCGCCGACCTGAAGAGCGACCTGCTCCAGGAACTGGACCGCCAGCGCACCTTTCTCGACGCCCTGCGTGCCAACCCGGCGATTTCCGAGGAAAAGCTCGACCACATCCTCACGGAGATCGACCGCACCTTCTCGAACCTGCACGGCCTGTCCGGCAAGACCGGCCAGAACCTGCGCGAGAACGAGTGGCTGATGGCGATCAAGCAGCGGGCCGGCATCCCCGGCGGCACGAGTGAATTCGACCTGCCCTCCTACCACTACTGGATGAACCGGCCTCCGGATGCGCGTCGTGCCGATCTCATGGGGTGGATCCGCCCCATCGATCCGGTGCACGCGGCCCTGTCCATCGTGCTGAAGGTGCTTCGCGAGAGCGGCCGCACCTCTTCCCTTGTCGCAACCCAGGGCGTGTTCCAGCAGGGCCCGGGCGAAAAGCCGGCCCAGATGCTTCGCCTCTGGCTGCCCGTGGCGCTGGCCTGCGTGCCCGAGATCAGCGCCAACAAGTACGCGCTCAACATCCGCTTCCTCGTTCCGGAAGGGGTGCAGAAGAGCCGGGTGTTCGAGCACGACGTGGCCTTCGACCTCGCCTTCTGCAACCTGTGA
- a CDS encoding dephospho-CoA kinase, whose product MKLPVGLTGGIGSGKSTAAGILAKLGAAVIDADEISRGLTAARGAALDSLRDAFGETLVPPGGALDRAAMRKLAFSDPAARARLEAILHPLIREESARQLAQATGPYAILAVPLLLESGSHAGRVDRVVVMDLDEEIQVRRTVARSGLSPAEVRAIMATQWPRWRRLQSADEVLWNGGDVAALQAQCERLHARLCAAGEPR is encoded by the coding sequence GTGAAGCTTCCGGTCGGGCTCACGGGAGGAATCGGCTCGGGCAAATCCACGGCTGCCGGAATCCTCGCCAAGCTGGGAGCCGCGGTGATCGACGCCGACGAAATCTCGCGCGGCCTCACGGCGGCCCGCGGGGCGGCGCTTGATTCCCTTCGCGACGCCTTCGGCGAAACACTGGTCCCGCCCGGCGGCGCCCTCGACCGCGCGGCGATGCGCAAGCTGGCTTTCTCCGACCCCGCGGCCCGCGCCCGGCTGGAAGCGATCCTGCATCCGCTCATCCGAGAGGAGTCGGCCCGGCAGCTCGCGCAGGCCACCGGCCCGTACGCGATTCTCGCGGTGCCCCTGCTTCTCGAATCGGGTTCCCACGCCGGCCGCGTCGACCGCGTCGTCGTGATGGACCTGGACGAGGAGATCCAGGTCCGGCGCACGGTCGCCCGCTCGGGGCTCTCGCCTGCCGAGGTCCGTGCCATCATGGCGACCCAGTGGCCGCGCTGGCGGCGGCTGCAGTCGGCCGACGAGGTGCTCTGGAACGGCGGCGACGTCGCTGCGCTCCAGGCGCAATGCGAGCGCCTGCACGCGCGGCTTTGCGCGGCGGGCGAACCCCGGTGA
- a CDS encoding prepilin peptidase, protein MDLSLLQSSPALLAIATGLLGLTVGSFLNVVIHRLPVMMQAEWRADCAEFEGREVAPAEKLDLVTPRSRCPSCGTPITALQNIPLASWIALGGKCAACKAPISVRYPLVELFTGLASAFLAWRFGWGPALAAALVFTWALIAAAAIDLDTQLLPDRITLPLLWLGLLVNVFGLFVDLRSAVLGAAAGYLLLWSVYWGFKLLAGKEGMGFGDFKLLAALGAWTGWQTLPLILLVSAGAGAIIGVAMIWLAGKGRDARIPFGPYLAAGGLVALFWGREAVIAYLGRFPA, encoded by the coding sequence CCTGCTGCAGTCCTCCCCCGCGCTCCTGGCGATCGCCACGGGCCTGCTCGGGCTCACCGTGGGCTCGTTCCTCAACGTGGTGATCCACCGGTTGCCGGTCATGATGCAGGCGGAGTGGCGCGCGGACTGCGCGGAATTCGAGGGCAGGGAGGTCGCGCCGGCCGAAAAGCTGGACCTCGTCACGCCGCGCTCGCGATGCCCCTCCTGCGGGACGCCGATCACCGCGCTGCAGAACATCCCGCTCGCCAGCTGGATCGCGCTGGGGGGAAAGTGCGCCGCGTGCAAGGCGCCCATCAGCGTGCGCTACCCGCTGGTCGAACTCTTCACCGGCCTTGCTTCCGCCTTCCTCGCCTGGCGCTTCGGCTGGGGGCCGGCGCTTGCGGCGGCGCTTGTCTTCACCTGGGCGCTCATCGCGGCCGCGGCCATCGACCTGGATACCCAGCTCCTGCCCGACCGCATCACGCTGCCCCTCCTGTGGCTGGGGCTGCTCGTGAACGTCTTCGGGCTGTTCGTGGACCTGCGTTCCGCGGTGCTGGGGGCCGCCGCCGGCTACCTGCTGCTGTGGAGCGTTTACTGGGGGTTCAAGCTCCTGGCCGGCAAGGAAGGCATGGGCTTCGGCGACTTCAAGCTGCTGGCCGCTCTCGGGGCCTGGACGGGATGGCAGACCCTGCCGCTCATCCTGCTGGTGTCGGCTGGGGCAGGCGCCATCATCGGGGTCGCCATGATCTGGCTTGCGGGCAAGGGGCGCGATGCCCGCATCCCGTTCGGGCCGTACCTCGCCGCGGGCGGGCTAGTGGCGCTTTTCTGGGGCCGCGAGGCGGTCATTGCGTACCTCGGTCGGTTCCCGGCGTGA